TGTCTTTGAAAGCCAGGTAAAGGGAAACAAGGAAAAGGCCCGGACAAATCTCGcgggaagaaacagaagaaaccgGAAGTGGATATTCTCAGCCCAGCTGCCATGCTGAACCTCTACTACATCGCCCACAACGTTGCCGACTGCCTGCACCTGCGAGGCTTCCGTTGGCCCGGTGCTCCCAagtcaaaggggaaaaacaagaCTTAATGGCGTTCCACAGAGAGCA
The Panthera uncia isolate 11264 chromosome A2, Puncia_PCG_1.0, whole genome shotgun sequence genome window above contains:
- the SMKR1 gene encoding small lysine-rich protein 1 isoform X1 is translated as MVIHVLFKYKRYRGSRQPGKGKQGKGPDKSRGKKQKKPEVDILSPAAMLNLYYIAHNVADCLHLRGFRWPGAPKSKGKNKT
- the SMKR1 gene encoding small lysine-rich protein 1 isoform X2 codes for the protein MPGKGKQGKGPDKSRGKKQKKPEVDILSPAAMLNLYYIAHNVADCLHLRGFRWPGAPKSKGKNKT